From Caminibacter mediatlanticus TB-2, the proteins below share one genomic window:
- a CDS encoding cytochrome-c peroxidase produces the protein MKYIFIFIFFVFLYSEPITPIPLNIKYDKQKARLGKLLFFDPILSKDKKISCASCHKPNEGWSDNRKFSIGVYNRIGDIHSLTILNVRFNFKFNWNGEFDSLIDQADRAIKAYDEMDMSEKEVEERLNNSEIYKKLFKQVFHKDRVEYKDVLKAIVEFEKSLVTPNSKFDRYLKGKANLTKEEEEGYMLFKKYGCIVCHNGINIGGNSFQKIGTIIKYPNCKNDRFSITKNPLDKCVYRVPTLRNITLRRVFFHDGSVNSIEEAVSKMAYYNLGYTLEGKDIRKIVLFLRTLTGELNEK, from the coding sequence ATGAAATATATTTTTATTTTTATTTTTTTTGTTTTTTTATATTCTGAACCTATTACTCCAATACCTTTAAATATAAAGTATGATAAACAAAAAGCAAGACTTGGAAAATTGCTTTTTTTTGACCCAATCCTTTCAAAAGACAAAAAAATATCTTGTGCATCTTGTCATAAACCAAATGAAGGATGGAGTGATAATAGAAAATTTTCAATAGGTGTTTATAATAGGATAGGAGATATTCACTCTTTAACTATTTTAAATGTAAGATTTAATTTTAAATTTAATTGGAATGGAGAATTTGATAGTTTAATAGACCAAGCCGATAGGGCAATAAAAGCTTATGATGAGATGGATATGAGTGAAAAAGAAGTAGAAGAAAGATTAAATAATAGTGAAATATATAAAAAATTATTTAAACAAGTTTTTCACAAAGATAGAGTGGAGTACAAAGATGTATTAAAAGCTATTGTAGAATTTGAAAAAAGTTTAGTAACTCCAAATTCGAAATTTGACAGGTATTTAAAAGGGAAAGCTAATTTAACAAAAGAAGAGGAAGAAGGATATATGCTATTTAAAAAATATGGATGTATAGTTTGTCATAATGGAATAAATATAGGAGGAAACTCTTTTCAAAAAATAGGGACTATAATAAAATATCCAAATTGTAAGAATGATAGATTTTCAATTACGAAAAATCCTCTTGATAAATGTGTTTATAGAGTTCCAACTCTTAGAAATATAACTCTTAGAAGAGTTTTTTTTCATGATGGAAGTGTTAATAGTATAGAAGAAGCAGTCTCTAAAATGGCTTATTATAATTTAGGATATACTCTTGAAGGAAAAGATATAAGAAAAATTGTTTTATTTTTACGAACATTAACAGGAGAGCTAAATGAAAAATAG
- a CDS encoding NAD(P)/FAD-dependent oxidoreductase has protein sequence MYDTIILGAGASGLFLGDLLKKNYLIIEHNTEIGKKIKVSGGGKCNITNKVLSPKNYDGDNKFIRKTFEKFNNKDLLNFLKRNNLKVFKKKKNQYFFESSEVLLNYFKKNVKNVLLNTQILGIEKNKILTSKGEFKAKNIVVATGGVSFKKLGASNIGYKIAENLGHNIKILKPALVGFTVQKQEEWFKKLSGISFLADIKVGEYSYKDNVLFSHRGITGPAILNASLRWNRGKIVIDFLAGKNMFYFLKNPNKQISTQLPLPKRFVKEFLDVLGVVDKKIKFLTKEEKEKLKLFNNYEFAPAGTFGFEKAEVTKGGVNTDEIDEFMRSKFSPNIFFIGEVLDVTGELGGYNFQWAFSSAFSAFLFLSR, from the coding sequence TTGTATGATACTATAATTTTAGGAGCAGGTGCGAGTGGGCTGTTTTTAGGAGATTTATTAAAGAAAAATTATTTAATTATTGAACATAACACTGAAATAGGTAAAAAGATAAAAGTAAGTGGAGGAGGTAAATGTAATATTACAAATAAAGTTTTATCTCCTAAAAATTATGATGGAGATAATAAATTTATAAGAAAAACATTTGAAAAATTTAATAATAAAGATTTACTTAATTTTTTAAAAAGAAATAATTTAAAAGTTTTTAAAAAAAAGAAGAATCAATATTTTTTTGAAAGCTCTGAGGTATTACTAAATTATTTTAAGAAAAATGTAAAAAATGTTTTATTAAATACTCAAATTTTAGGAATAGAAAAAAATAAAATTTTAACATCAAAAGGAGAATTTAAAGCAAAAAATATTGTAGTAGCAACAGGAGGGGTTAGTTTTAAAAAACTTGGAGCAAGTAATATTGGATATAAAATTGCTGAGAATTTAGGGCATAATATAAAAATATTAAAACCAGCATTAGTTGGATTTACAGTCCAAAAACAAGAAGAATGGTTTAAAAAATTAAGTGGTATCTCTTTTTTAGCTGATATTAAAGTAGGAGAATATAGTTATAAAGATAATGTTTTGTTTTCTCATAGAGGAATAACAGGTCCTGCAATTTTAAATGCATCTCTTAGATGGAATAGAGGAAAAATAGTAATAGATTTTTTAGCGGGTAAGAATATGTTTTATTTTTTAAAAAATCCAAATAAACAAATTTCAACACAACTCCCTTTACCAAAAAGATTTGTAAAAGAGTTTTTGGATGTTTTAGGAGTTGTAGATAAGAAAATAAAGTTTTTAACAAAAGAAGAAAAAGAAAAACTAAAACTATTTAATAATTACGAATTTGCACCAGCAGGTACTTTTGGATTTGAAAAAGCGGAAGTTACAAAGGGTGGAGTTAACACAGATGAAATTGATGAATTTATGAGAAGTAAATTTAGTCCTAATATTTTTTTCATAGGAGAGGTTTTAGATGTAACAGGCGAACTTGGAGGATATAACTTTCAGTGGGCATTCTCTTCTGCTTTTAGTGCATTTTTGTTTTTAAGTCGATAA
- a CDS encoding EAL domain-containing protein, which translates to MKIRSLSLKIWAIIITGVLVIFLIIGFSFFAKSYYKNSSDILNNLILLKNYNNKLKYQVLYSNLFLYSNNDNIAKIIHHIRKLNKKIDKNVFFKKFYKNVYEKFKAYENEVFNVENDIFEYLRYNQPLKNSLMYLLDSIDIAKFDKNDYKTVLHTISLILLYKNSLDDDFIKNIDLKKIEKFKNSNDIYEQAFYRNLKVYLKFLPKQRFYLNRIINSNLNEKIDNTITAFRYKLSKNLKIFEMLSYLLVSFIIIILSLLIIYIVRLDDKIKTITYLLEYDSLTGLKNRFSFKKDIKKYNSPIVVIFNIDKFKNINDYFGSNIGDKVLKEVGLFIEKYFKNKKIKGGVYRVGADDFAFIFENVDINDIKSIVKDLIEQIEIKDFKINETIFNISMSAGISKKFPYLENADIALKNIKKDIKDKFIVYDNKMNKDVFLNIKKSKEIKEAIDNYKIIPYYQPIFDKEGNICKYEVLCRVKVKDEIKSIYPYLEILKENKLYHRVTQIIIKEAFNKLYSNKNLELSINLSVEDILNKEILNLINQCFLIKKDISKRVTFEILESEIENYNEVNTFIKVLKQKGVKFAIDDFGSGYSNFNRILNLDIDYLKIDGSIIKDILYSKNSKLILETIINFSKKADKVTIAEFVENKEIYDEVKKMGIDCFQGYYLAKPSQNLEGK; encoded by the coding sequence ATGAAAATTAGAAGTTTATCATTAAAAATATGGGCAATTATAATTACAGGTGTTTTAGTAATTTTTTTAATTATTGGATTTAGTTTTTTTGCTAAGTCATATTACAAAAATAGTTCTGATATATTAAATAACTTAATTTTGCTTAAAAATTATAATAACAAGCTAAAATATCAAGTTTTGTATAGTAATTTATTTTTATATTCTAATAATGATAACATTGCAAAGATAATACATCATATTAGAAAATTAAATAAAAAAATTGATAAGAATGTATTTTTTAAGAAGTTTTATAAAAATGTATATGAAAAATTTAAAGCATATGAAAATGAAGTTTTTAATGTAGAAAATGATATTTTTGAATATTTAAGATATAACCAGCCTTTAAAAAACTCCTTAATGTATTTATTAGATAGTATTGATATAGCTAAATTTGATAAAAATGATTATAAAACAGTACTTCATACAATATCATTAATCCTTTTATATAAAAACTCATTAGATGATGATTTTATTAAAAATATAGACTTAAAAAAAATAGAGAAATTTAAAAATAGTAATGATATATACGAACAAGCTTTTTATAGAAATCTAAAAGTTTATTTAAAGTTCTTACCAAAACAACGTTTTTATTTAAACAGAATAATTAACAGTAATTTAAATGAAAAAATAGATAATACTATTACTGCATTTAGATATAAATTAAGTAAAAACTTAAAAATATTTGAAATGCTTTCTTATTTGTTAGTTAGTTTTATTATTATAATACTGTCTCTTCTTATAATCTATATTGTCAGGCTTGATGATAAAATTAAAACAATTACTTATTTACTTGAATATGATTCTTTAACAGGTCTTAAAAATAGATTTTCATTTAAAAAAGATATTAAAAAATATAATAGTCCTATTGTAGTTATATTTAATATTGATAAATTTAAAAATATTAATGACTATTTTGGAAGTAATATTGGAGATAAAGTTTTAAAGGAAGTTGGGTTATTTATAGAAAAGTATTTTAAGAATAAAAAAATTAAAGGAGGTGTGTATAGAGTAGGAGCAGATGATTTTGCATTTATTTTTGAAAATGTAGATATTAACGACATTAAAAGTATTGTAAAAGATTTAATTGAACAAATAGAAATTAAAGATTTTAAAATTAATGAAACAATTTTTAACATTTCAATGAGCGCTGGAATATCAAAAAAATTTCCATATCTTGAAAATGCTGATATAGCACTAAAAAATATAAAAAAAGATATCAAAGATAAGTTTATAGTATATGATAACAAAATGAATAAAGATGTGTTTTTAAATATTAAAAAATCAAAAGAGATAAAAGAGGCGATAGATAATTATAAGATAATTCCTTATTATCAGCCAATTTTTGATAAAGAGGGAAATATATGTAAATATGAGGTTCTTTGTCGAGTAAAAGTAAAAGATGAGATAAAAAGTATTTATCCATATTTAGAAATTTTAAAAGAAAATAAACTTTATCACAGAGTAACTCAAATAATAATAAAAGAAGCATTTAATAAATTATATTCCAATAAAAATTTAGAATTGAGTATTAATCTTTCAGTTGAAGATATATTAAATAAGGAAATATTAAATTTAATTAATCAATGTTTTTTAATAAAAAAAGATATATCAAAAAGAGTTACTTTTGAAATTCTTGAAAGTGAAATAGAAAATTATAATGAAGTTAATACTTTTATAAAAGTGTTGAAGCAAAAAGGAGTTAAGTTTGCAATTGATGACTTTGGAAGTGGATATTCTAATTTTAATAGAATCCTAAATTTAGATATTGATTATTTAAAAATTGATGGAAGTATTATAAAAGATATTTTATATAGTAAAAATTCTAAATTAATTTTAGAAACTATTATAAACTTTTCAAAAAAAGCCGATAAAGTAACAATAGCAGAGTTTGTTGAAAATAAAGAGATTTATGATGAAGTTAAAAAAATGGGAATTGATTGTTTTCAAGGTTATTATTTAGCAAAGCCATCTCAGAATTTAGAAGGGAAATAA
- a CDS encoding tRNA (5-methylaminomethyl-2-thiouridine)(34)-methyltransferase MnmD, producing MYKEVITKDGSLTLKNEKYNECYHSSEGAIKESLYKHIYPAFEVAKKNNYFGGEIKILDICYGLGYNTLLSILNKPKNIKLKIFSPEIDKNLVKSLKNFQYPKEFNKIRHIIESISKNFFYKDENIEVDIYIGNAREYIKNLKNVDIIYQDAFSPKVNKELWTIEYFSDLKKILNKKGVITTYSVATPIRCTLYKLGFKLYTHPYENIRKGTIASLDSLNFPKVNFEEKLKRVGCKVLKD from the coding sequence GTGTATAAAGAAGTAATTACAAAGGATGGAAGTTTAACATTAAAAAATGAAAAATATAATGAGTGTTATCATAGTAGTGAAGGGGCTATAAAAGAGAGTTTGTATAAACATATTTATCCAGCTTTTGAAGTAGCAAAAAAAAATAACTATTTTGGAGGTGAAATTAAAATACTTGATATTTGTTATGGGCTTGGATATAACACATTACTTTCTATTTTAAATAAACCTAAAAATATAAAACTTAAAATATTCTCCCCTGAGATTGATAAAAATTTAGTTAAATCTCTTAAAAACTTTCAATATCCAAAAGAGTTTAATAAAATAAGACACATTATTGAGAGTATAAGCAAAAATTTTTTTTATAAAGATGAAAATATTGAAGTTGATATATATATAGGAAATGCAAGAGAGTATATAAAAAACTTAAAAAATGTCGATATTATTTATCAAGATGCTTTTTCACCAAAGGTTAATAAAGAACTTTGGACAATAGAATATTTTAGTGATTTAAAGAAAATTTTAAATAAAAAAGGAGTTATTACAACTTATTCAGTAGCTACACCTATTAGATGTACATTGTATAAACTCGGATTTAAATTATATACTCATCCATATGAAAATATTAGAAAAGGGACAATTGCAAGTTTAGATAGTTTGAATTTTCCAAAAGTTAATTTTGAAGAGAAACTAAAAAGAGTGGGATGTAAAGTATTAAAGGATTGA
- a CDS encoding single-stranded-DNA-specific exonuclease RecJ: MLTKQKILEILSNRIEEINSLNIPHFSLLSGIDKATKRIIKAINNKEKIVVVGDYDVDGVSSSAIMKLFFEKIGYNIEVVIPNRFKEGYGLTPKLLEKIDANLIITVDNGITSFEAVEICNDLGIDVIVTDHHTPLIDEKWKMENGEFNSKFSTLNFKFILPNAYAIVNPKISPDFPFKEICGAEVGWYLCASIKNALNLKIDLREFLDILAIAIIADVMPLTHMNRTLVNMGLKKLNKATKPFSCAIKRFFNKEINSEDIAYQIAPRINAAGRVANAKVAFEFLTSKDEEEAFRLFLELDNLNNLRKEIEKEILDDIEIDEEDNFVVVSGDYHEGVIGIIASRIVHKYKKPAIVFSKKDELLKGSGRSLGNIDIFSLVNECKDILEGFGGHKMACGLAIKEENFEKFKIKVNEKIKKYNEEDFFIEDFVLGELPFSEIDFELLDILKKFEPYGEANPKPKFIASAKIEHIQNLKDNHYKLILSQNEKILPAIIFRFDGEFKDEITFKFSINENNYYGREIQLIIEEIVSV; encoded by the coding sequence ATGCTTACTAAACAAAAAATTTTAGAAATTCTCTCAAATAGAATAGAAGAAATTAACTCTTTAAATATTCCTCATTTTTCTCTTTTAAGTGGTATAGATAAAGCTACAAAAAGAATCATAAAAGCAATAAATAACAAAGAAAAAATTGTAGTTGTAGGTGATTATGATGTTGATGGGGTTAGCAGTAGTGCTATTATGAAACTTTTTTTTGAAAAAATAGGATATAACATTGAAGTAGTAATTCCTAATAGATTTAAAGAAGGATACGGATTAACTCCTAAACTTTTAGAGAAAATAGATGCTAATTTAATTATAACTGTTGATAATGGAATTACTTCATTTGAAGCAGTTGAAATTTGTAATGATTTAGGAATTGATGTGATTGTTACAGACCATCACACTCCACTAATAGATGAAAAATGGAAAATGGAAAATGGAGAATTTAATTCTAAATTCTCAACTCTCAATTTTAAATTCATACTGCCAAATGCTTATGCAATAGTTAATCCAAAAATATCACCTGATTTTCCTTTTAAAGAGATATGTGGGGCTGAGGTTGGTTGGTATTTATGTGCTTCAATTAAAAATGCACTAAATTTAAAAATTGATTTGAGAGAATTTTTGGATATTTTAGCAATAGCAATTATTGCTGATGTTATGCCTCTAACTCATATGAATAGAACTCTTGTTAATATGGGACTTAAAAAATTAAATAAAGCTACTAAACCTTTTTCTTGTGCTATTAAGAGATTTTTCAATAAAGAGATAAATTCAGAAGATATAGCCTATCAAATAGCCCCAAGAATTAATGCTGCTGGAAGAGTAGCTAATGCAAAGGTTGCATTTGAATTTTTAACTTCAAAAGATGAAGAGGAAGCTTTTAGGTTGTTTTTAGAGTTAGATAACCTAAATAATTTAAGAAAAGAGATAGAAAAAGAGATTTTAGATGATATTGAAATAGATGAGGAAGATAATTTTGTTGTAGTAAGTGGAGATTATCACGAAGGTGTAATAGGAATTATTGCAAGTAGAATTGTTCATAAATATAAAAAACCTGCAATTGTGTTTTCTAAAAAAGATGAATTATTAAAGGGAAGTGGAAGAAGCCTTGGAAATATTGATATTTTTAGTTTAGTTAATGAATGCAAAGATATTTTAGAAGGTTTTGGTGGTCATAAAATGGCCTGTGGTCTTGCAATTAAAGAAGAAAATTTTGAAAAGTTTAAAATAAAAGTAAATGAAAAAATAAAAAAATATAATGAAGAAGATTTTTTTATTGAAGATTTTGTTTTAGGGGAACTTCCTTTTAGTGAAATAGATTTTGAGCTTTTAGATATTTTAAAAAAATTTGAGCCATATGGTGAAGCAAATCCAAAACCAAAATTTATAGCAAGTGCAAAAATAGAACATATCCAAAATTTAAAAGATAATCACTATAAACTTATTCTCTCTCAAAATGAAAAAATACTTCCTGCAATTATTTTTAGATTTGATGGTGAATTTAAAGATGAAATTACTTTTAAATTTAGCATAAATGAAAATAATTATTATGGAAGAGAAATTCAATTAATTATTGAGGAGATTGTAAGTGTATAA
- a CDS encoding EAL domain-containing protein, protein MKNSKLYVSILSILGLVLIYFLFSKGNYFYEFLKQSSITQKQIDAIFHKELVVDEIVLKHSVYMYSNFDEIDKAIRMLRNRVSMLDKNDFFKTNYPQAYNFFKKYKVELNKKIDDIYRFETINSSLKNSFMFLLTYINQLSLNKDVSIYYYIKVVKIVSDIMLLKSTHDIDFFKNLDIKYFTSLKFMDKKLEKDNKFFIAHLINIKNNFNLYYNLLEQILNSKTKKLLRKIDKEVFETNTYKSVEIKSLSLLIIIFIAFYTIISIFLLIWLERENKKLKLLTKELKYLSLKDVLTGVYNRYKFEIDIKKLDEKEIVFFIVNINGFRYINEYYGSEFGDKVLVYVANKLQELLKNHNALIYRIGGDDFGVILKREKLKLKKVIENIIDFFENNECEIDGVILKVTVKIGISLKRPFFENALIALKKVKNIPRKKYLFFKDEFNLRKEIEENIKKSKELYSAIKEDRLIPVFQPIVDLKTQKVVKYEVLARLKLDDRLVSIFPYLEIAKENKLYEEITSIILKKAIEEFKDVDMEFSVNFSIEDILDRKIWKILAKANRDYGIINKMTFEILESEAISDYSDINKFIKYIKSMGGKVAIDDFGSGYSNFSHIAKMNADFVKIDGSLIKNLDKDENLFNILKGIVYILRSLNIEIVAEFVENEEIVQKLKELNIIYGQGYYLGKPSENINL, encoded by the coding sequence ATGAAAAATAGCAAACTATATGTAAGTATTCTTTCTATTTTAGGTTTAGTATTAATATATTTTCTATTTTCAAAAGGGAATTATTTTTATGAATTTCTTAAACAAAGTAGTATTACTCAAAAACAAATAGATGCTATTTTTCATAAAGAATTAGTAGTAGATGAAATTGTTTTAAAACATAGTGTTTATATGTATAGTAATTTTGATGAAATAGATAAAGCTATTAGAATGCTACGAAATAGAGTTTCTATGTTAGATAAAAATGACTTTTTTAAAACTAACTATCCACAAGCTTATAATTTTTTTAAAAAATATAAAGTTGAGTTAAACAAAAAGATAGATGATATATATAGATTTGAGACAATTAATTCTTCTTTAAAAAATTCTTTTATGTTTTTGTTAACTTATATAAATCAACTCTCTTTAAATAAAGATGTTTCTATTTACTATTATATTAAAGTAGTTAAGATAGTGTCTGATATTATGCTTTTAAAATCTACTCATGATATAGACTTTTTTAAAAATTTAGATATTAAATATTTTACTTCTTTAAAATTTATGGATAAAAAGTTAGAAAAAGATAATAAATTTTTTATAGCTCATTTAATAAATATTAAAAACAATTTTAATCTTTATTATAATCTATTAGAACAAATTCTTAATTCTAAAACTAAAAAGTTACTAAGAAAGATAGATAAAGAGGTATTTGAGACTAATACTTATAAAAGTGTTGAGATAAAAAGTTTATCTTTATTAATTATAATTTTTATTGCTTTTTATACAATAATTAGTATTTTTCTTTTAATTTGGCTTGAAAGAGAAAATAAGAAATTAAAGTTATTAACTAAGGAGTTAAAATATCTTTCATTAAAAGATGTTCTTACTGGTGTTTATAATAGATATAAATTTGAAATAGATATAAAAAAATTGGACGAAAAAGAAATAGTATTTTTTATTGTTAATATTAATGGATTTAGATACATTAATGAATATTATGGAAGTGAATTTGGGGATAAAGTATTAGTATATGTTGCTAATAAATTACAAGAGTTATTAAAAAATCATAATGCTCTTATTTATAGAATAGGGGGAGATGATTTTGGAGTTATTTTAAAAAGGGAGAAATTAAAACTAAAAAAAGTTATAGAAAATATTATTGATTTTTTTGAAAATAATGAATGTGAGATTGATGGAGTTATATTAAAAGTTACTGTAAAAATAGGTATTAGTTTAAAAAGACCTTTTTTTGAAAATGCTTTAATAGCTCTTAAAAAAGTAAAAAATATTCCAAGAAAAAAATATCTATTTTTTAAAGATGAGTTTAATTTAAGAAAAGAGATAGAAGAAAATATTAAAAAAAGTAAAGAACTTTATTCAGCAATTAAAGAAGATAGGTTAATTCCAGTGTTTCAACCAATAGTAGATTTAAAAACTCAAAAAGTTGTAAAATATGAGGTATTAGCTCGTTTAAAATTAGATGATAGATTAGTTTCTATTTTTCCATATTTAGAAATAGCAAAAGAAAATAAGCTTTATGAAGAGATAACTTCTATTATTTTGAAAAAAGCTATTGAAGAATTTAAAGATGTGGATATGGAATTTAGTGTGAATTTTTCAATTGAAGATATTTTAGATAGAAAAATATGGAAAATTTTAGCTAAGGCTAATAGAGATTATGGAATAATTAATAAAATGACTTTTGAAATTTTAGAGAGTGAAGCGATTAGTGATTATAGTGATATAAATAAATTTATTAAGTATATTAAATCTATGGGAGGTAAAGTAGCAATAGATGATTTTGGAAGTGGATATTCTAATTTTTCTCATATTGCTAAAATGAATGCTGATTTTGTAAAAATTGATGGAAGTTTGATAAAAAATCTTGATAAAGATGAAAATTTATTTAATATTTTAAAAGGGATAGTTTATATTTTAAGAAGTTTGAATATTGAAATAGTTGCTGAATTTGTAGAAAATGAAGAGATTGTACAAAAATTAAAAGAGTTAAATATTATATATGGGCAAGGTTATTATTTAGGTAAACCTTCTGAAAATATTAATTTGTAA
- a CDS encoding YraN family protein, which produces MNSKSKGNIAEKKAKEYLLNKKFRIVETNFYCKGGEIDIIAYKNDVIHFIEVKSGNSFEPIYNITRTKLNRIIKCAYFYLQKHKINLDFCIDAIIIKNNQIEFIENLTL; this is translated from the coding sequence ATGAACTCAAAAAGTAAAGGAAATATTGCTGAAAAAAAAGCAAAAGAATATTTATTAAATAAAAAATTTAGAATAGTTGAAACAAATTTTTATTGTAAAGGTGGAGAAATAGATATTATAGCTTATAAAAATGATGTAATTCATTTTATTGAGGTAAAAAGTGGCAATTCTTTTGAACCGATATACAATATTACACGAACTAAATTAAATAGAATAATAAAATGCGCTTATTTTTACTTACAAAAACATAAAATTAATTTAGATTTTTGTATTGATGCAATAATAATAAAAAATAATCAAATTGAATTTATTGAAAATTTAACTTTATAA
- a CDS encoding cytochrome-c peroxidase, protein MRLLVMLIIFVFLNAEPITPIPLNIKYDKEKAKLGKLLFFDPNFSRDKKISCASCHSPEFYGADNKQFSIGVYGQVDKPMNSPTVYNAVFNCWQFWNGRAKTLQQQAMMANHDKLEMDMDNKTLEDRVNSNNLYKKMFFKIYGKNYITADMVYDAIAEFEKTLITPNSKFDRYLRGDKAALNDKEKKGYFLFKSYGCITCHNGVNIGGNSFQKIGIFIDKIDIPRGRDRYEVTKNKNDKYVYKVPTLRNIDKTAPYFHNGSVKSLKKAIYLMGKWNLGIEIPNKDIDYIYLFLKTLTGKQPKSLDEN, encoded by the coding sequence ATGAGGCTTTTAGTTATGTTGATAATTTTTGTTTTTTTAAATGCAGAACCTATTACTCCAATACCTTTAAATATAAAGTATGATAAAGAAAAAGCAAAACTTGGAAAGTTGCTTTTTTTTGACCCAAATTTCTCAAGAGATAAAAAAATATCTTGTGCTTCTTGTCATTCTCCTGAGTTTTATGGAGCTGATAATAAACAGTTTTCTATTGGAGTTTATGGACAAGTAGATAAACCAATGAATTCTCCTACTGTTTATAATGCAGTATTTAATTGTTGGCAATTTTGGAATGGTAGAGCAAAAACATTACAACAACAAGCAATGATGGCAAATCATGATAAATTAGAGATGGATATGGATAATAAAACATTAGAAGATAGAGTAAATTCTAATAATTTATATAAGAAAATGTTTTTTAAAATATATGGTAAAAATTACATAACAGCAGATATGGTTTATGATGCTATTGCAGAATTTGAAAAAACTTTAATTACTCCTAATTCTAAATTTGATAGATATTTACGAGGTGATAAAGCTGCATTGAATGACAAAGAAAAAAAAGGTTATTTTTTATTTAAGAGTTATGGATGTATTACTTGTCATAATGGAGTAAATATTGGAGGAAATTCTTTTCAAAAGATAGGTATTTTTATTGATAAAATTGATATTCCAAGAGGTAGAGATAGATATGAAGTTACTAAAAATAAAAATGACAAATATGTTTATAAAGTACCAACTCTTAGAAATATAGATAAAACTGCTCCATATTTTCATAATGGAAGTGTAAAATCTTTAAAAAAGGCTATTTATTTAATGGGAAAATGGAATTTAGGAATCGAGATACCAAATAAAGATATTGATTATATTTATCTTTTTTTAAAAACTCTAACAGGAAAACAGCCAAAGAGTTTAGATGAAAATTAG
- a CDS encoding acyl-CoA thioesterase: MKRRIYYNNTDAGGVVYHTEYIKFCEQARSEVFFHNNIIFEDDGYVVKELNAKYIKPAKLGDLIEIKTNILEIKNASIKLLQEIFLEKTKIFSITIILVYIKNNKISKIPQKHLRILNELKK; encoded by the coding sequence ATGAAAAGAAGAATTTATTATAACAATACAGATGCGGGAGGAGTTGTTTATCATACAGAATATATAAAATTTTGCGAACAAGCAAGAAGTGAAGTATTTTTTCATAATAATATTATATTTGAAGACGATGGATATGTAGTAAAAGAATTAAATGCAAAATATATAAAACCAGCTAAACTTGGAGATTTAATAGAAATAAAAACTAATATTTTAGAAATAAAAAACGCTTCTATAAAACTTCTTCAAGAAATATTTTTAGAAAAAACTAAAATTTTTTCAATAACTATTATTTTAGTATATATAAAAAACAATAAAATTTCCAAAATTCCACAAAAACATTTAAGGATATTAAATGAACTCAAAAAGTAA